The following coding sequences are from one Haloferax marinisediminis window:
- a CDS encoding DUF7386 family protein encodes MTKRTSLKLNDERQLLFDKASEIVARDASDDPPRSDVIDAALTHLIESYKNLEDVRDEYPPQTVKDCCNTSVLGMRYRTSIDKKWR; translated from the coding sequence ATGACCAAGCGAACCAGCCTGAAGCTCAACGACGAACGGCAGCTGTTGTTCGACAAAGCGAGCGAGATAGTGGCGCGGGATGCGTCGGACGATCCGCCGCGCAGTGATGTAATCGATGCGGCACTCACCCACCTGATTGAGAGCTACAAGAATCTCGAGGATGTTCGAGACGAGTACCCGCCGCAGACTGTGAAAGACTGCTGCAATACGTCGGTATTGGGGATGCGGTATAGGACAAGTATCGACAAGAAGTGGAGATGA
- a CDS encoding lactonase family protein codes for MSLSKKDVGAIGLLVAVVSAVAMLALAGGAAATVDTDTANLTAVGTDELANQTLAVDNGTRSLYVELDNDTYNASTAANVTVFAIDNGTETQVDKVQISAATGSTEMYEYTSLDTANYSSYRVLVEGNSTTIESAALDIGTVAEVSSGGGWLSGSSGSAGIGIVLVLALLFIVKD; via the coding sequence ATGAGTCTCTCAAAGAAAGACGTCGGAGCAATCGGCTTGCTCGTCGCGGTCGTCTCCGCCGTCGCGATGCTCGCCCTCGCGGGTGGTGCGGCTGCAACGGTCGATACTGACACTGCGAACCTCACGGCCGTCGGGACGGACGAACTTGCGAACCAAACCCTCGCGGTGGACAACGGCACGCGCTCGCTCTACGTCGAACTCGACAACGACACGTACAACGCCTCGACCGCCGCGAACGTGACGGTCTTCGCTATCGACAACGGGACTGAGACGCAAGTCGACAAGGTGCAAATCTCCGCGGCCACGGGTTCGACGGAGATGTACGAGTACACGTCTCTCGACACGGCGAACTACTCGAGCTACCGCGTGCTTGTGGAAGGTAACTCGACGACAATCGAGTCTGCTGCCCTCGACATCGGCACCGTGGCTGAAGTCTCGTCGGGTGGCGGGTGGCTGAGTGGTTCGTCCGGTAGTGCGGGTATAGGTATCGTCCTCGTGCTTGCTCTGCTGTTCATCGTGAAGGACTGA